DNA from Rhipicephalus microplus isolate Deutch F79 chromosome 5, USDA_Rmic, whole genome shotgun sequence:
AAGTTCGAAACTCGATAAACTGTGATCAGAGATCAACTGTTTCAAAGAGCTCAGCGAACACCGCCGCAAAATGAAAGTTTTCGTCGTTCTTTGCCTTCTTTCAACCGGTGAGATGTTTTGTCTAGTTTATAGACAGCCAGGTGACTCGCCTGTTAATTTATTTACACACTTTAATAATGTTTATTGGGTGAACCATTTGTTGTTTCTTAAGATCTCCTGTGGTCTATCCTTGTGTTAGTTTATTTATGTAGAGCCTTATCAGCATACTGCCGCAACATCTAGCAGCAGTCCAAAGAGTTGTTAAAGCCGTGGCATAATGAAATCTTCCGAAGTTAAAATTGGCTATTAGAAAGCTTTGGACTGCACCAGCAAATCTAGGAAACTGTGAAAACAGGGAGCATGCACAGTTACCGAGGTAAGCGCACTATTTATTTTGTTGGTACATTATTAGGAGCACTTCCATTATTCTGTATTGTTTCACCAACACGCGTATTATGAATTTGAAAGATTACTTTAAAAAGAACTGTGGTCAAGATGCAAATACGAAACACACCGATTAcggttgtttttcttttcgttgTTCTCTCTTACACTCAATCGTGTTCACTGTGAAATATATTTCGCGATGTAACGTatgctgttgggctagttggtgtgtaactgtgcagaacatcgttggcgcaaatTCAAAAGACGAAAGAAGAGACTCGGAAAAGCGCACTTTTTTGAGTATCTTCTTTCGTCTtttaagtttgcgccaacgatgttctgCACATATTTCGCGACCGATATTAAGGCAAATAATTCATTTCTCAGAGTAGCTGGTGTAGTCTCCGCTTCACGTGGTGGTCTAACCCAATAGACACCTTTCTGTACTTTTGCCGACATTTCTTCTTCATAATGTATCTGCGTCATCTTGAGCTGAGCTACGAAGTTACCAGTTTAGCTGATAATAGGCAGAATCGGGCTTCTTTTAAAAAACATCATGGAGTAgcttgtagatttttttttcgtcactggGCACGACTTTATGGTTATTCTCTTTCTGTGAGTATTTAGTGCTACTCATGCTCACTATAACTCGTTTAATATTCATTGATTGCGTGTTTGTTAATAAGTTTGCGTAGTTGAGTGTTCCAGTCAAATATACACTGGAGGAATAAAAAACGGAGGTGGCCCAAAGAAAGTGGAACACGTGCTTTCAACTTAGTGAAGATCATTCAGAATTTAATGTTACAATGTAAATATGTGCTTTCGTTTGTATTATCTTAAATAGGCTGTACAAATCTGTTTAAGCAACTTATTCACATCCTTTTCGCATTCCAGTGTCTCTTTTTTAATGACATTTTTTTATGTGCGAGAAAATTATTGAACTTGCGCTTTTTTGCGGCTTCTTTGTGAACGTTGCTAAGTATCAACGAGATAGCGTTAAAGATCTTGTTTCGCCAAAATTCTGCTGCAAGCATCattggttgtaagcgaaaaatcacCATATTGTTCGTGACCGAAAAATTCAGAAAGATGCAAGTacaataaataatgaaaatttcTGAGTACGAGTGAGGATTGAAGGCCTTCTGCTTAGAAAGCAGGTGCTCTACCACGGAGCCGCACTGTTTGTTGAAACTGCTTTAGAAAAAACACTACGGGAATGTCATGTAGTGGGTGTCTCGTTAACGCAtcatatattgcgtggcagaagcgggAAATCCCGTCAGATGTCAAAATATGTGAACAGAAcaacgagtgggtgttttgaAAACCCACACATTAAAATGCGCTTCGACACATTTACACATCATCAGCAAAAGCACAAAGAAAGTGAGCAGTTGCTTAGGTTCACAAGGATTACATTCTTTTGACAGCTCTGTAGCACCGGGTGTCTCTGCTTCGCTGCTTTAGTTCTACGCCTTTGTTTTTCCATCGTGCATGACTTTCTCATAGCTTATTAAGGCATAATATTTAGTTTTCTCGATTGCCCTGTATAGTTTTCTGATTATCTGCATGTGTTCTACTCACAGCTGCACTGACGGCTGCGGCAAGAGGTGGTCGTCTCGGAAGTGACGTCGAAGCAAATGGCAGAATAGCCGGTCACCTGTATGCCGGCGTCGAGAGAGTGGGTCCACGTGGATTCCCAGGGTTCACCGCCTCAGTCGGAGGCGAACTAGGCGCACACCTGGGTGGAGGTGCCGGCGTGGGTGTAACCAGATACGGCTACGGTAATACCTAAATAGGATACGTTTTCGCAAAGTGATTTAACATTGCTGACTACACTTTAAAGCATTCACCTTACGAATATGAGGATCGGGGTTCACTGACACACCCGCTTGTTACACGCTTATCATCATTTATATGGGAAATTCATTAGGCCTTATAAACACACTGCGTGCAGCGAAAGACAAATGCTAGGCCTCAAATAATAGCTATGCAGCACTGTTGTCTTTTTGATCGGTGACGCCCAGAATGGCAATTTTAATAAAATAACTCGCTTCCTCCTTCTGCCTTCATACTCTAcccacaaacattttttttctttcttttcgtaaAACAAAATAGTGTAGAATGGTATAAATACCTCTTACGTTTAGGTCTTGTCATTTCTTGAATGCATTCACAGACGCAACAAATTTTTTGCCAGTGAAGCTTCAGCGAGTGTTTCACTGCCATGCGAGTAATTTATACATTTTCAGGATCGCGCATACTATGCAGCTCATTGCACAAAAATCACACTCGATGACATGAAATGAAGTGGCAGGAGTTTTTAATAGGTACTGAGGAAAGGTGATTTCGAGAGCCGCACCTCAAACCCCTCTTTACAGAATAaatcagtggatctgcccaccATGAGAACGCATACGACGGAATATCGTCTTCCGGGCAGTCACTGatgctggtgaaaaaaaaaattgggagatACTTCATAGAAGCTGCAAAGAAGTTGTGACGTTAAAACAGGTAGTTAACCGTAAAAAGCGTGTGCCTATTTGCAAAATGCCACCAAATTCAAATGTCACCAATACTTCAATTATTAATTTATTACAAAATAAGTTTATTCACTTGTTTTAGCGAAATAAAGGTAGAAATATAGAGGTATTAAGAGTTCAAATAATATTGTTGAGCTTGGTAGCAAGAGCAATTCAGTCATAAGACCCCAAAACGATTCTATCTTCTAGACATCAGTACGGCATGGTCTTTTTTATGGATAGTGCTAAAAAATCTACTCCTAAGCTAACATTGTGCTTTGTATAACAATGATTGTTCAATTTACACTGCTTTTGTTTTGCTGGGTCTCTTTTATTGCTTTTTTGGGGAGGGGGAGgcaatcttttctttttttatttacagaaatCAGGCAACCACCACGTTAGGTAACCTAATTCATAAACAACATATGATAGTGCTAGCTAGTCTGACATATAAACATATCTTGTGCCTTTTCTTGCAAGATTTGTTGTGCCATGTTCGCAATGCAAGAAATTACTCCTTTTGCTGTAACCTCTCTAGGCAAAAGCCTTCAGTTAGCTTCCATAACTACCTCCCTCCTGTGATTATTATTTGCCCGTAAATAGTTGCTGTAGCTATGTATTCCCTTGATATTAGAGAAATTCCTACAAATCTTTGACGAACTGCAGGCTTTTTTAGTTCATTTATAGATATCGGCTTTACAAGACAACCTGCCATAATCACAACACACTGGACCAATGGTTAACGAGCTTATGGCGCAAAGAAACACCATATAAGGACAAGCACGATCGCAATtaaatgaaccaactcgcccaacaagtcactctgcggGTCTATTGATCTGTGTTGCAGGCAAGATAAACTCTAGGACCCTCACGATAACTCACGTCTGGGCTGTTCTTTCTTTATTATGTACTTGTATGatatattactattattattattattattatagttttattattgttattgttattattatatttattattattattattattattattattattattattattattattattattattattattattattattattattattattattattattattattattattattattattattattgttgttgctgttgtccTTGTCGCTGTCATCGTCTTCATTGTTGTTTCACAAATAAACATCCACAATCgcaaacaaaatgaagaaaataatGAAGGAGCAGACTCAAAAGTACCGTCGCAATGTGTACTCTTTAGGGAGCAGTTATTACcatataagtaaaaaaaaatctagaaacaATGACAAGTCTAAAGAATCCACCATAGCAGTGAGAGCACGCACGTAAAGtagcgagcagaaaaaaaaatcattgcatTCGAACCAAACACCCAATATCTGGAAAAGTATCTTCACTGAACATGTGCAAGATACTCTCAGCAGTTGGTAAAAAGTAAACATGGCTACAATGTTATGTATTTGTTTGTGACCTCAAAAAATAAAACTTGCTAAGCAATTTTTTTCAGTGGCAAACACTGAAAGAAACCAAGATTTTCAAATTTTAAACAATCAGTTGAATGAAACAGTCCATTTTCGAAAATATTAGGAAGGACCTTATGGCCCTATGTTGCATGTTGAACTAATTCCTTCTTCTTCGGCGTAGGTTATCCTAACTGGGGCAATCCATATGGCGGA
Protein-coding regions in this window:
- the LOC119174340 gene encoding uncharacterized protein LOC119174340 isoform X2 gives rise to the protein MKVFVVLCLLSTAALTAAARGGRLGSDVEANGRIAGHLYAGVERVGPRGFPGFTASVGGELGAHLGGGAGVGVTRYGYGYPNWGNPYGGYGGYGGYSGYGGYDQGFGSVYPGYDYYYPYGYGGGYGSGYGGGYGGSYGVSYGGSSSFPTSSASAGGTTSARSSASQ
- the LOC119174340 gene encoding uncharacterized protein LOC119174340 isoform X1, which encodes MKVFVVLCLLSTAALTAAARGGRLGSDVEANGRIAGHLYAGVERVGPRGFPGFTASVGGELGAHLGGGAGVGVTRYGYGYPNWGNPYGGYGGYGGYSGYGGYDQGFGSVYPGYDYYYPYGYGGGYGSGYGNGYGSGYGSGYGGGYGGSYGVSYGGSSSFPTSSASAGGTTSARSSASQ